The Solea senegalensis isolate Sse05_10M linkage group LG12, IFAPA_SoseM_1, whole genome shotgun sequence DNA segment TGATTCCACACACGATGTAACGTATACTGAGGATGATTTAATATAAATCAGATTATTGAATAGGCATATTAGTAAcgtcaaaaacaaaagtggagcttttataatctataataaaaaataagaaatggaACAATTCTCTGCAAGAGCAGCAAAGAGCGATACGTCTACCAGTACAGACAGAAATGCAGTACACattacaacacatttaaaaaaaagaaaaagaaatccattTTAATGTAACATTCATGACAGATAACAAAAACGTGTGAAACTCTGGATGGAGGAGAATGTTGACTACAGatgctgctaaaaaaaaacagagctacACAATTTCCTCTTCACTAGGGAACCTGGAAAGAGTGAAGAGAGACAATTAATTAAACAACTGTAATTGTCTATAATTAAACCAAATatagacacagagagaaagaaagaggcagagaaacAGTTGAGTGCCAGGAACATTTGTTatcaggagagaggagaagtcCAACCAGTCAACCCTGTCGGATGGTGGTCCAGTCTTAATGAGACATATCACTGCTAGGACAGGTATTTTGGTTCAGGGCTATTGATGTTCCATCACCAAGCAAATagaaaaagaggaaagacagaTTAGACAAGTGAaaaattacaacacacacacacacacacacacacacacacacagcttctgtCAAAGACAGGTGAAGGTGAAGTAAAGAAGATTTGGAATCAAGAGAGAGGAGCAGTCGCCAGGTCATAATAAGACACGCATCACGTCCATGTCTGGGGTCACTGATGGTCCACCACCAAGCTGCCGAATAaaaagaggaagggagggagggaggacagacagacagacagatggacacacagacagacagcaaaatAAAGACCGAGGCAGACAAAGTgttacagagagagacacatgcttctgctgctgtggagaTACAAAGCAAAGGGTTAGTAATCCAAAATGTCATCATGAGAAATGTCTCCCATGTCTGTGAGTTAACCTATTTACAATTtgtgatctatctatctatctatctatctatctatctatctatctatctatctatctatctatctatctatcctatCCTACATTGCTGtgtaatcttaaaaaaaagaggtctGAAGGACAGAGTGAGGAatgtaaatatgacaaaataagGAAAATGATTTTGTGAACATGTGTTTCTATTAGTAGTATTTCCTTGTTTGCatcactccctcactctcctGACGTCAACCCGTCCATTAAATGACCTATAGTGGATGTTTGTGACGGAAAAGGGTAAAAgctgtttcttctcctcctgtcagAAGTGCTCACATCACAGTGAGGCGACAGCTGGCATGTCACAGTTGTTTCTGTATCCCATGATGCTCTTCTGCATGCACAGATACCAGCCTGAACTGAATCAAACTACGAGGGGATAAGCTTACAGATATTGTGCCTGTGTGGATTTTTACAGGCTGTGCACAATTTATCGGTTCTCGATGACAAGGAATGATGACACTTGCTGAAGGTGACATTTAGGTGGATGAAAAACGCGAGTTCCTGATCTAATCTCACGTCTTGTCATAAATCCAACCTCATACAAAACCTTAATTTCATTCCGTGAATTCCCTGAAAAATGTCCCTCCAACTTTAGTTCACATCCACTCACACGATTGTTCTCTTTCTCCGCTAGGGGGCCTCAGTAGCCTACAGCCCTGTGTGGTTTGGCCTCTGCCCTGGCTCCGTTTTATAACCTGCATAATCTCATTAAACACCAGATTGCAGATTAAAGCaggtcacatttaaaagaacGCACAGCTGATCTCTGAGGCAGAAGATAATGCTGTGCATCGGTGTGTGACATCCGGTCGCCAAAGGGCCACATCCACATGTTTTCTCTACTTCTCTTTCTCTTGGATGGAGCAGCATCAGACAGCGCGCACACAGTGTCAGTCCGCAGACGCGCTCTGGAGAGGCTGCAGGAGGacgcatcagcagcagcagcagcagcagtagcagcagcatcagcagtggCGGAGGTGATGCCTCAGTGACATTTGAATCCTGCTGTTTGTATTATTCATTTGCTCACAACAGTCCGCGATGCGGAGCTGGTCGAGGACAGAGTCGGACTGTCCTGTGGTTGGTTTCTGTCTGACCTGGACTCTGGAGCGCCCTTTGGACGGACTTTGCGTGCTGAAGTTGTTACTGTATGGAGGCGAcgggacatttattttgaaatgatgaccGCGTCTGTATGAGGCAGAGGTGAGTCTCATGATAAATGTTGAAATAGAAGTACATTTTAGTTAAATGTAAACGGTGTGACTCTTGATAATTAGTGTGAAGCTCAGGAGAAATTACTGCAAATTAAATGTGGTTATTACCAGTCATAAAACCAGATCTAATACAAACAAGAattcaaaatacatttatttaaaaaaaacaaacattgatcTATGTTTATGGCAAGTGTTACCTTGTAtaatttatttctcctttttttttttgttaaacccACAGAGCTTCTGGTGGCTTTTGTTAGCAATGCTCTAAAATTAGAGCTGTTTGGGACCAGGACAGGCTGACGGGCTTCCTTCTTTACACTGAGGAATTAAGTTACCAATACCTCTCAGTGTTGACGCTCCGATGATGTCAGATCTAATTTACAACATCAGGTTCCAAACGTCCAGCCCTGAGAGGGTTTGCCTGGAACATCTAATCTTTCACCAAGAACTGTTTCATACAGTAATGGAGAGGTTGTAATCCAGTGGATATAATGGAGGACAATTCCTCAGAATGACTTAGATGACCACTCGCCAAGCGGCACAGGTTCAGGGATGGAGCTCAAGAACATGACAACTGTCATCGACAGTGGGTTTTTGGACGAGACGCCTTCGAGCCGCGTGCTGACTGGCTGTTTCCTCTCGCTGCTCATCCTCACCACCTTGCTGGGGAACACTCTCGTCTGTGCGGCCGTCACCAAATTTCGACACCTTCGCACCAAGGTCACCAACTTTTTCGTGATCTCGCTGGCTGTGTCAGACCTCCTGGTTGCCATCTTGGTGATGCCGTGGAAGGCGGTAACAGAGATCGCTGGTTTCTGGCCATTCGGCTCCTTCTGTGACACCTGGGTGGCTTTTGATATTATGTGCTCCACGGCGTCCATTTTGAACCTCTGCGTGATAAGCCTGGACCGGTACTGGGCCATCTCCAGCCCCTTCCGCTACGAGAGGAAAATGACACCTCGAGTGGCCTATGTGATGATCAGTGTAGCCTggactctgtctgtcctcatttcCTTCATCCCAGTGCAGCTCAACTGGCACAAGGCCCAAACCCATGCTCACAGCCAGCTCTCTGGCTCCTCAGAGTTAAATGCTACAACTTACCACAGCTCAGAAAACTGTGACTCGAGCCTTAACAGGACGTATGCCATCTCAACGTCTCTAATAAGCTTTTACATTCCGGTAGCCATCATGGTAGCGACCTACACGCAGATCTACCGCATTGCGCACCGACAAATCCGGAGGATCTCTGCCCTGGAGCGAGCGGCCGAAAGTGCCAAAAACAGACATGACAGCATGGGCGGAGGGTCCAGCATCGCAGAGTCCGAGAGCTCCTTCAAAATGACATTCAAGAGAGAGACCAAGGTGCTGAAGACTCTGTCGGTCATCATGGGggtgtttgtgtgctgctggCTGCCGTTCTTCATCCTCAACTGCATGGTGCCCTTCTGCGAGCAGTCGAGCGGAGGAGAGGCCTTCCCCTGCATCAGCCCCACCACGTTTGACGTGTTTGTGTGGTTCGGCTGGGCTAATTCCTCCCTCAACCCCATCATCTATGCCTTCAACGCAGATTTCCGCAAGGCCTTCTCCATCCTGCTCGGCTGCCACAGACTTTATCCAGGAGGCCACAACATAGAGACGGTCAGTCTAAACAAGAAATGACTCACGACTCTCCCCCAGCACTGACTCATGCTTCATGCTTTGAGTCGGAGCTTTTTCCTGTTGAGGCCAGTCTGATCAACTTCAAACAAGGACGCCGCTCTCTGTGCTAACGCTAAGTGTGACTGAAGGATAACAGTGACCTAAAATGGACCCTTGTTTGCACTAGGTGAGAAGCCCGCCTGTGTGCAGACTGTCAGAGTGAGCTTTCCATGGTCGCTCAACTGTTCCACTGTCTGcagatgggggaaaaaatctCCTGAAAGAGAGGAGGGGATTTAGGGGATTGAGATTAAGGTTCTCCGCTGTTGTGTCAGGGAGCACAGCAGTGCTGACACGCCTCTGGGACAGATAATCCCACAACTGGGCAATGCACTCCCTCACGCTGTCAGACACTGCTCTCTTCAataccatcacacacacacacaaccactgtCCACACATACCGCTCTACAGTGCAGATGCAGCACTCAGCATACACGCTACAACAAATTACACAACAGGacacagaaatactgttcaTCATTCCGTTTTCATCTCCGGCACTCCAAGGATTCCGGTGGTGAAAGCATCAAACCAAATCACTTCTCTCCAGAGAGGAAAGTCTATCCACAAGCCAGTGTGATTAAGGTTTCCGAGTTGTTATTTACATCTCAATAAAATCAGATCAAATTATATAAGTTTAACCTCCTCAACAGACACGTGatgaatgatttgttttgctGCTTGAAACTGTTTTATGGATGAGTGTCTcatattactgtgtgtgtcctgtatTTTTCATCAACAACAGCTGATGACCTCTTTTCgggaaagacaaacaacaaatcaaatgttttgcCTGACTTGTTGTGTCTCTCTGACTCTTCTGCTTGTTTTGAGGCTGAAACAGAATCATGTTTGATATCATTTAAGCTTGAGTAAATCCATTTAATTTGCTATTTGTAGTGAATTACagactgatcttttttttttttgtattatgttCGGCTTCATTCTGATTCCCTAAATAATCACAGAGGGAATCTGGGAAATACAAACATCACGTCAGTGAAACAAGATTGTTTAGATGACACGACAAATGAATAGCCTACAAGTAAGCACACATAATAATCACTGACATGCAgcatacaaaatacacatttatattgcaTTACAATTGACAATTTGTTCATTATTAATTGTTGTGGGGGATCGCTGTAATCAGCTGatctcatgtctgtgttttttgggATGTCATATGTTCCCAGATTTTAGAAGATAAAGAAATAGGTGTAACATTTTAGAAAAACCTCCTGGAGAACCTTGCAAACTCACAGTTGTTTAGTCTGCTTTAGAGGTGCTGGtgcaatgttttgtttctttgtttgtttaaaaaaaaagaaaaaaaaaaggtaacacTTTAGCTTATGGggacacatattcaccattaactaggtgcttacatgcatatatatatatatgtatacatacatatatatatatatatatatatatacatatgcatataagtagcataccagccctttattagtaattttaagcacgtattaacaccttaatcaggaaaagtcttaattcatgttgtaatagaggtagaataaggttatgtagaataaggtgttaatacatgcttaataattacGAATAAAGGGCTGGTATGCTATTTATGTTggtgagcacctagttaatggtgaatattccttcatctaaagtgttaccaaaaaagaaaaagagcattACAAAGCTAAATCAAACATAATCATCTCCTCCAATCTTATTCTTGATCAAATTTCAGCCAAAAACCTGGATATAACACCCTTGAATGACCTCTGATTTGGTGTGTACTATTTATTTTTAGGAGCTGATTTGTGTGTCAGGTGTGGCGACAGTGTCAGTGAGCATTAGCGGCACAGACGAGGCAGTGTGTACGTGGCCGTAAACCATATATGGAATATGCAGTTGTCTTATAAGGTGTGTGACTATTGCATTCAGGTTGTTATGAtgcattcacaacaacaacaacaacaacggatGAAACGGAGCAGAATCCGCTTCAGCCATGTGGAAATATCTCAGTGGACAGCTTAATAAAACTGTATTTGTCCATCTCCACATGAAATccactgtgtgctgtgtttgtgtgagtgagtgtgtgtgtgtgagagagagggagagggagagacagaggctgTGCAGCTTTGACCTCCACACATCAAACTTCCTGAAGCATATTTCACACCAGAAGCTCAAGGGTAAAACCTAACAGGACCAGGCCAGCTGTGTCTGATATTTAAAAGTGTGCATTCttgggtgaggtcactttgaTGATCTATTGTCATCTTTATTAAACTGAAAGGCCTAATCAATCTGGAGTGAACAGCCTGAAGTGTAGAGTAACAACTGTGACacttatttcattcatttcttttctatCTTAATATGACAAATACATTTCAGGTCCTGAGCATAGACTGTATGTCAATATGAATGTTGTCtcctggtttgaaaagtgaagcccaaaGAGCAGGATGGAAGGAGCAgtttgccaccagggggcaactccgCAAGCTGCGGAAAGAACTGTTTCAATGttagtccatccatccattttctactgttttatcctccatatgagggttgtgggggggcactgtgccaatctctgctGACATAGGGAGCTATAGACAGGttgctagtccatcacagggccacatatagagacaaaccattcactctcacacctacggtcaatttagagtgtccaatttacctatttcccttattgcatgtttttggacagtgggagaaaGCCGgtgaacctggagaaaacccactgcacagggagaacatgcaaactccaagcagaaaggcccttgttccaacccgggtcttcttgctccAAATAACACTTTCAATGGAagtttatgtaaaaatgtgtctgtttctcACTTGATGTTTAACAACAGTAAACATTTCCCTAAGGAGTTAATGATCTTAATCATTACtgtcaggtctt contains these protein-coding regions:
- the LOC122778405 gene encoding D(1) dopamine receptor-like, with product MELKNMTTVIDSGFLDETPSSRVLTGCFLSLLILTTLLGNTLVCAAVTKFRHLRTKVTNFFVISLAVSDLLVAILVMPWKAVTEIAGFWPFGSFCDTWVAFDIMCSTASILNLCVISLDRYWAISSPFRYERKMTPRVAYVMISVAWTLSVLISFIPVQLNWHKAQTHAHSQLSGSSELNATTYHSSENCDSSLNRTYAISTSLISFYIPVAIMVATYTQIYRIAHRQIRRISALERAAESAKNRHDSMGGGSSIAESESSFKMTFKRETKVLKTLSVIMGVFVCCWLPFFILNCMVPFCEQSSGGEAFPCISPTTFDVFVWFGWANSSLNPIIYAFNADFRKAFSILLGCHRLYPGGHNIETVSLNKK